Proteins encoded within one genomic window of Pedobacter africanus:
- a CDS encoding sigma-54-dependent transcriptional regulator, whose amino-acid sequence MAKILIIEDDSTFSQVLEGFLTKHGHEPHVVNDVKKTFKIIGQLGFDLLLIDYRLPDGTGLDILAHLLEQGMQQPVIIMTSFNDVRTAVKSIQLGAFDYITKPVNPDELLMIIKNALGKKEKGHTSRPIEHNDAIKGKSATADKLYEHINLVAPTDMSVIIQGESGTGKEYAARALHMQSKRSNKPFVAIDCGALSKELAASELFGHAKGAFTGALTDKKGQFEAADGGTLFLDEVGNLSYEVQVKMLRALQERTVQPLGSTKTVKVNVRIITATNDDLKNSVANGTFREDLYHRLNEFKIQLPALRERGKDIELFISHFINLSNEELDRNVKNISAEAKELLLQYDWPGNLRELKNVIKRMVLLTPGETAELDSLPEEMIISVNQAPRPQTSDLKAINEINEKAIIIETLVKVKYNKSKAAKLLNIDRKTLYSKMERYDIE is encoded by the coding sequence ATGGCAAAAATACTGATCATTGAAGACGATTCCACTTTTTCCCAAGTCCTTGAAGGCTTTCTGACCAAACATGGTCATGAGCCGCATGTTGTGAATGATGTAAAGAAAACTTTTAAGATAATCGGGCAACTGGGCTTTGATCTTTTACTGATAGATTATCGCTTGCCTGACGGAACAGGATTGGATATTCTTGCTCATCTCCTTGAACAAGGAATGCAACAGCCGGTAATTATCATGACCAGCTTTAACGATGTCAGGACTGCAGTGAAGTCGATACAATTGGGCGCTTTCGATTACATTACCAAACCTGTTAATCCCGATGAACTACTGATGATCATCAAAAATGCCCTGGGTAAAAAAGAAAAGGGCCATACGAGCAGGCCAATAGAACACAACGATGCCATAAAGGGCAAAAGCGCAACGGCAGACAAGTTATATGAACACATTAATCTTGTTGCACCCACCGACATGTCGGTAATTATCCAGGGAGAGAGCGGCACCGGAAAGGAATATGCCGCCCGGGCATTGCACATGCAAAGCAAACGGAGCAATAAACCCTTTGTTGCCATAGATTGTGGTGCCCTGTCTAAAGAACTGGCTGCCAGCGAATTGTTTGGCCATGCAAAAGGAGCATTTACCGGAGCCCTTACTGATAAAAAAGGACAATTTGAAGCTGCAGATGGCGGGACATTGTTCCTTGATGAAGTTGGAAATCTCAGCTATGAAGTTCAGGTAAAAATGCTGAGGGCCTTACAGGAAAGAACCGTGCAACCCCTGGGCAGTACAAAAACAGTTAAAGTAAATGTCAGAATCATTACTGCTACTAACGACGACCTAAAAAACAGTGTCGCTAACGGCACCTTTAGGGAAGACCTTTACCATCGGCTCAACGAATTCAAGATTCAACTCCCTGCCCTGAGAGAAAGAGGGAAAGACATCGAACTTTTCATTAGTCATTTCATAAATCTTTCCAACGAAGAGTTGGACAGGAATGTAAAGAACATCTCTGCGGAAGCTAAGGAGCTGTTATTGCAATACGACTGGCCCGGAAACCTGCGTGAATTAAAAAATGTAATCAAGCGCATGGTACTATTGACCCCGGGGGAAACTGCAGAACTTGACTCCCTGCCTGAAGAGATGATCATTTCTGTAAATCAAGCCCCACGACCGCAAACATCTGATCTGAAAGCAATCAATGAAATTAACGAAAAGGCCATCATTATTGAAACCCTTGTAAAAGTTAAATACAATAAATCTAAGGCCGCTAAGCTCCTGAATATCGACCGGAAAACTTTATATAGCAAAATGGAGCGCTACGATATAGAATAA
- a CDS encoding RrF2 family transcriptional regulator, whose product MLSKKTKYAIKALVALGKNRENPPMQIVRLAEQEMIPRKFLEQILLDMRNAGYLYSKKGAGGGYSLNKDPNDIYLADILRITDGPIAMVPCASLKFYRKCDECHDEVTCGIRKTFIDVRDATLKVLAQTSIADVIARETDDKVVH is encoded by the coding sequence ATGCTGTCTAAGAAAACAAAATATGCAATAAAGGCACTGGTTGCTCTTGGCAAAAACAGAGAAAATCCTCCAATGCAAATAGTGAGGCTGGCAGAGCAGGAAATGATACCTAGAAAATTTCTGGAACAGATCCTGCTGGATATGCGTAATGCGGGTTATTTGTATAGCAAAAAAGGAGCGGGTGGAGGATATAGCTTAAATAAAGATCCGAACGACATTTACCTGGCGGATATCCTTCGGATTACCGACGGGCCTATTGCGATGGTTCCTTGCGCAAGCCTTAAGTTTTACCGCAAATGCGATGAATGCCATGACGAAGTGACCTGCGGAATCCGCAAAACTTTTATAGATGTAAGAGATGCCACACTGAAAGTACTCGCGCAGACTTCAATCGCAGACGTAATTGCCAGGGAAACGGATGATAAAGTAGTTCATTAA
- a CDS encoding endopygalactorunase codes for MTRLKSLFFILLMCMAICSAIANSTTNPVTTIEISKNATHIVRITNDTLVLVSGTTYCFTVDTPEDKGLVATTIDVQQLPQQIRSKDGSSQKYSVTDKKGNIKSDGPLLSGDQLTVTSADGQHSKKYFILLKPMAVGGQLSLQHQQATVNSKGKLTLYFSAGQRTPDATVRIFLPAGINATMDNTTVNVIGRGDVKLKDLSSQSIGRVGGNYSYSKVGNARIMKQNNGSTVLAFGNLDFRPSNGHDLKVVISDVKLDKAGLYSFKADYTTSKPEILHSAGIGAETAVLTVTNQVSDFERILHKDLQYKDIPENYTTVNFTWGANDNISKLALMQSSDNGQTWKVAKTDIDPKNSKATVTGLESNKMYHFKLRVAAGPNKGFSNVLKYFSGKMDVKGFGLKGDGKEDETAGINAAIASLNEMGGGTLLFSPGIYNVRTVHLKSNVYLFVAKEATIRAIKGANAPESTWFSDKKYRSGLSPTDAGPYADPENYLTKQDVGHHYFRNAMFFGERLDNIKIIGNGLITGNGNLVTSDKVMNNAPDNRADKMFSLKLCTNLEIGGLYRAEDLWYDPEKDEPYYIGKDGSRQFNLDNMLHIDRAGHFVLLATGTDHINVHNTYFAKENQSNARDIYDFMGCNHVTATNIYSKVSSDDIIKPGSDCALGFTRPARNYKVRNIIGDTNCNLFQIGSETADDIKDICVDNIYVLGANKAGFSISTNDGAHISDIHLNCGHTGKLHSRSKMYRTRAPFFISISNRARILGASAGRYKFIENGVQHDELLIKNVNIGKVEHIILNGIDIYEVYGGSSYGEKNGRWKAYNGTQDKATPIIAGYKLPDTETVNGGLDFTLPNGLHTGYISNISFNDVHILVKGGNAVADTANLAPELGVGQYNVANLKVQPSYGIWARHVKNLTVKNSTFNYEKRDSRYAIFLDDVVGANLSSLKVVRASDNNTVIKLKDASALSTENIIYFNDEWGNSPTTLPAIRAGF; via the coding sequence ATGACCAGGCTAAAATCTTTATTTTTTATACTGCTGATGTGTATGGCCATCTGTTCAGCTATCGCCAATTCCACAACAAACCCCGTTACAACTATAGAGATCAGCAAAAACGCAACCCATATTGTAAGGATTACAAATGATACACTTGTGCTCGTTTCCGGAACCACTTACTGCTTTACGGTGGATACACCTGAAGACAAAGGATTGGTTGCTACCACAATTGATGTGCAGCAACTCCCACAGCAGATTCGCTCAAAAGATGGATCATCGCAAAAATATAGCGTAACCGATAAGAAGGGCAATATTAAATCAGATGGGCCCCTACTCAGCGGCGATCAACTCACCGTCACTTCTGCCGATGGACAGCACAGCAAAAAATATTTTATCCTGTTAAAACCTATGGCTGTAGGTGGACAGCTCAGTCTGCAACACCAGCAAGCCACTGTAAACAGCAAAGGCAAACTAACACTTTATTTCAGTGCGGGACAACGAACACCTGATGCGACCGTCAGGATATTTTTACCTGCAGGGATAAATGCAACGATGGACAATACGACGGTAAATGTGATTGGACGCGGTGATGTAAAGTTAAAAGACCTGTCATCTCAATCCATTGGTCGCGTAGGAGGGAATTATTCTTACTCAAAAGTAGGTAATGCACGCATCATGAAACAGAATAATGGTAGTACGGTCCTTGCCTTTGGCAATCTTGATTTCAGGCCATCCAACGGACACGATCTGAAGGTTGTCATCAGCGATGTAAAACTGGATAAAGCCGGTTTATATTCCTTTAAAGCTGATTACACCACCTCAAAACCAGAAATTTTACATAGTGCCGGCATCGGTGCAGAAACGGCTGTACTCACTGTTACCAATCAAGTGAGCGATTTTGAACGCATATTGCATAAAGATCTTCAATATAAGGATATTCCTGAAAACTATACCACTGTCAATTTTACCTGGGGCGCTAACGACAATATCAGTAAATTGGCGTTAATGCAATCCTCCGATAATGGCCAAACCTGGAAGGTTGCAAAGACTGATATAGATCCTAAAAATTCAAAGGCTACTGTTACAGGTCTGGAAAGCAATAAAATGTACCATTTTAAACTGAGGGTAGCAGCAGGACCAAATAAAGGTTTTTCCAATGTGCTGAAGTACTTTTCAGGGAAAATGGACGTGAAAGGTTTTGGCCTGAAGGGCGATGGTAAAGAGGACGAGACAGCGGGAATAAATGCGGCCATAGCCTCATTAAATGAAATGGGCGGGGGCACACTGCTTTTTAGTCCGGGTATCTATAACGTAAGAACTGTTCATCTGAAAAGCAACGTTTATCTTTTTGTAGCCAAAGAGGCCACCATCAGGGCCATTAAAGGTGCTAATGCACCAGAATCAACCTGGTTTAGTGATAAAAAATACCGCTCCGGGCTTTCACCCACGGATGCGGGGCCCTATGCTGATCCGGAAAACTATCTGACCAAACAGGATGTTGGGCACCACTACTTCCGGAACGCTATGTTTTTTGGAGAAAGACTGGACAACATAAAAATTATAGGCAATGGGTTGATCACCGGAAATGGAAATCTGGTGACGAGTGATAAGGTCATGAACAATGCACCTGACAACCGGGCAGATAAAATGTTCAGCCTGAAACTTTGCACCAACCTGGAAATTGGCGGTCTTTACCGCGCTGAGGATCTATGGTATGACCCCGAAAAGGACGAACCCTATTATATTGGCAAAGATGGCTCCAGGCAGTTTAACCTGGACAACATGCTGCACATTGATCGTGCGGGCCACTTTGTACTGCTTGCAACCGGCACAGACCACATCAACGTTCACAACACCTATTTCGCTAAAGAAAATCAGTCCAACGCACGCGACATTTACGACTTTATGGGCTGTAATCATGTAACGGCCACCAATATCTATTCAAAAGTAAGCTCTGATGACATCATTAAGCCAGGCTCTGACTGCGCCCTGGGTTTTACCCGGCCAGCCCGTAATTACAAGGTCAGGAACATCATAGGGGATACCAATTGCAACCTGTTCCAGATTGGATCGGAAACTGCAGATGACATTAAAGACATCTGTGTAGACAACATTTATGTACTTGGCGCAAATAAAGCCGGATTCTCCATTTCCACGAACGACGGTGCGCATATCAGCGATATTCACCTGAACTGCGGACATACCGGAAAGCTACATTCCCGATCTAAAATGTACCGCACCAGAGCGCCTTTTTTTATTTCCATATCCAACAGGGCACGCATTCTTGGAGCTTCTGCTGGCAGGTATAAGTTTATTGAAAATGGGGTACAGCACGATGAACTGCTGATTAAAAACGTAAATATTGGAAAAGTAGAGCATATTATCCTTAATGGAATAGATATCTACGAAGTGTATGGAGGAAGCTCGTATGGGGAAAAAAACGGACGTTGGAAAGCTTACAACGGCACCCAGGATAAGGCCACTCCTATCATTGCCGGATATAAACTCCCAGATACCGAAACAGTAAACGGGGGACTTGATTTTACACTGCCCAACGGCCTGCATACCGGTTACATCTCCAATATCAGCTTTAATGATGTACACATATTGGTAAAAGGCGGCAATGCGGTAGCCGATACGGCAAACCTGGCACCGGAGCTTGGCGTAGGGCAGTACAATGTTGCCAACCTTAAGGTGCAGCCATCTTATGGTATCTGGGCAAGGCATGTAAAAAACCTTACCGTTAAGAACAGTACTTTCAATTACGAAAAGCGCGACAGCAGGTACGCCATTTTTCTGGATGATGTTGTCGGGGCAAACCTATCTTCATTGAAGGTTGTTCGCGCCAGCGACAATAACACAGTAATAAAACTAAAGGATGCATCAGCCCTGAGTACCGAAAACATCATTTATTTCAATGATGAATGGGGCAATTCACCAACAACATTACCGGCTATCCGAGCAGGGTTTTAA
- a CDS encoding S8 family peptidase — translation MNKNKMNFFCSRGVYLGLLTALPFISFAQKPNWQNLDLKADSTFGISTEKAYNELLKGKKSVPVIVAVLDGGVDIAHEDLKALIWVNKKEKAGNGKDDDKNGYVDDINGWNFLGSSKGSVNYETLELTRLVKRDNARFGNADATSVKASDLTAFETYQKNKAALEQELAEAKTGLERFSGIKLAIDAVVKKIGKENPTVADFQAFKPENDMETNIQRIMVSQLKNSSYEEFYNSQILPGFEHFKNQVEYNLNVDYDPRAIVGDDPNNSKERFYGNNDVTGPDAKHGSHVAGIIGAVRTNDIGIKGVADNVVIMGVRSTPNGDERDKDVANSIRYAVDNGAKVINMSFGKSYSWDKAIVDEAVKYAVSKDVLLVHAAGNDNKDLEVEPNFPDPDYVGGGKAASWITVGASGWTNDGKIKANFSNYGKTKVDVFAPGVNINSTVPGSKYEKLNGTSMAAPVVAGLAALIRSYYPKLTALQVKDIIMKSVVKVDQSVEVESESGVKTIPFADLCVTGGIVNAYNALQLAAGYKK, via the coding sequence ATGAATAAGAATAAAATGAATTTTTTCTGCAGCAGGGGGGTATATCTGGGGTTGCTAACAGCGTTGCCGTTTATATCATTTGCCCAGAAACCAAACTGGCAAAACCTTGATTTAAAAGCAGATTCTACATTTGGCATAAGTACTGAAAAAGCTTATAACGAATTGCTCAAAGGTAAAAAATCTGTTCCTGTAATAGTGGCTGTATTGGATGGAGGCGTAGATATCGCACATGAAGACTTAAAAGCCCTGATCTGGGTAAATAAAAAAGAAAAAGCGGGCAACGGTAAAGACGATGACAAAAACGGTTATGTAGACGATATAAATGGGTGGAATTTTTTAGGCTCATCAAAGGGTTCCGTTAATTACGAAACCCTGGAACTTACGCGTTTGGTAAAAAGGGACAATGCCAGATTTGGCAATGCTGATGCTACTTCGGTAAAAGCGAGTGACCTTACTGCATTTGAAACCTATCAAAAAAATAAAGCTGCTTTGGAACAGGAACTTGCAGAAGCAAAGACTGGTCTGGAGCGCTTCTCAGGAATAAAATTGGCTATTGATGCGGTAGTAAAGAAAATTGGTAAGGAAAATCCTACGGTAGCTGATTTTCAGGCTTTCAAACCTGAAAATGATATGGAAACCAATATCCAACGGATTATGGTTAGCCAATTAAAGAACAGTAGCTATGAAGAATTTTACAATAGCCAGATCCTGCCCGGTTTTGAACATTTTAAAAATCAGGTCGAATATAACTTAAATGTTGATTATGATCCACGTGCTATTGTTGGGGATGATCCTAACAACAGTAAGGAACGTTTTTATGGGAACAATGATGTAACTGGTCCGGATGCTAAGCACGGGTCTCATGTTGCAGGTATTATTGGTGCGGTACGGACAAATGATATTGGCATCAAGGGTGTTGCAGATAATGTAGTCATTATGGGGGTGCGCAGTACACCAAATGGTGACGAGCGCGATAAGGATGTGGCCAATTCCATTCGTTACGCTGTGGACAATGGAGCCAAAGTAATCAACATGAGTTTTGGAAAATCTTATTCCTGGGATAAAGCCATTGTTGATGAAGCTGTGAAGTACGCAGTTTCTAAAGATGTTTTGCTGGTCCACGCTGCTGGTAACGACAATAAAGACCTGGAGGTTGAGCCTAATTTTCCTGATCCTGACTATGTAGGTGGGGGTAAGGCTGCTTCCTGGATTACGGTTGGCGCTTCAGGCTGGACAAATGACGGAAAGATCAAGGCCAATTTTTCCAACTATGGTAAAACCAAAGTGGATGTTTTTGCACCTGGTGTAAACATCAATTCAACTGTTCCCGGATCAAAGTATGAAAAGTTGAATGGAACAAGTATGGCGGCTCCTGTTGTTGCCGGTTTAGCTGCGTTGATCCGCTCCTACTATCCGAAATTAACTGCTTTGCAGGTTAAGGATATCATTATGAAATCGGTGGTGAAAGTAGATCAATCGGTAGAGGTTGAAAGTGAATCAGGAGTGAAGACAATTCCTTTCGCAGATCTATGTGTAACCGGCGGAATTGTAAATGCCTATAATGCATTACAACTTGCAGCCGGATATAAAAAATAG
- a CDS encoding patatin-like phospholipase family protein — protein sequence MMKKILSIDGGGIRGVIPGMILVALEEKLKRESKNPDAAIVDYFDFFAGTSTGGILTCLLLCPSEENPARPRFSAREALDLYLKHGNEIFKMSFFKRIRAKFGLAGERYNSAIFEGVLKNYFQDTRLSQLIKPCIISAYNIELRKTHFFRQQSAIARGDARDFYLRDVCRATSAAPTYFSVAEIHSMANVRYPLLDGGVFATNPALSGLIEVTKAFNQTRINDILLVSLGTGRSRRSYDYEHFKKSSAMAIVPAILDIMMSGVAETSDFFLQQLFHSAGKAENYIRIEPNSLESIKEGLDAANPANIEKLVALGDRTVSENEARLTLLARLLIAEHKQGATKPWDFLKAVRSLGSF from the coding sequence ATGATGAAGAAGATTCTTTCTATTGACGGCGGCGGAATAAGGGGAGTGATACCCGGGATGATATTGGTAGCGCTTGAAGAGAAATTAAAGCGCGAAAGTAAAAACCCGGATGCTGCTATTGTCGATTATTTTGATTTTTTTGCGGGCACCAGTACGGGTGGAATTCTTACCTGTTTGTTGTTATGCCCCTCGGAAGAAAATCCGGCAAGGCCCCGTTTCTCTGCCCGTGAGGCACTTGATCTGTACCTTAAGCATGGGAATGAGATTTTTAAAATGAGTTTTTTTAAACGAATAAGGGCAAAATTCGGCCTTGCGGGCGAGCGGTACAACAGTGCGATTTTTGAGGGAGTGTTAAAAAATTACTTTCAGGATACGCGGCTTAGTCAACTCATCAAGCCCTGTATCATTAGTGCCTATAATATTGAACTGCGGAAAACACACTTCTTCAGGCAGCAGAGTGCCATTGCAAGAGGTGACGCCCGGGACTTTTACCTGAGGGACGTGTGCCGTGCCACTTCTGCCGCGCCTACCTATTTCAGCGTTGCTGAGATCCATTCAATGGCTAATGTCCGTTATCCTTTGCTGGATGGAGGAGTGTTTGCGACCAATCCGGCTTTAAGCGGATTGATTGAAGTAACCAAAGCATTTAACCAGACCCGGATTAATGATATTTTATTGGTTTCACTAGGAACGGGGCGTTCGCGCAGGTCATATGATTATGAGCACTTTAAAAAAAGCAGTGCTATGGCCATTGTGCCTGCAATTCTGGATATCATGATGAGCGGTGTCGCAGAAACGAGTGATTTCTTTCTACAGCAACTGTTCCATTCGGCCGGGAAGGCAGAAAACTATATCCGCATCGAGCCAAATAGCCTTGAAAGTATTAAAGAGGGCCTGGATGCTGCCAATCCGGCAAATATAGAAAAGCTGGTGGCCTTGGGCGACAGGACGGTTAGCGAAAATGAAGCCCGCTTAACTCTGCTGGCAAGATTGCTTATCGCCGAGCATAAGCAGGGGGCCACCAAACCCTGGGATTTCCTCAAAGCAGTACGATCGCTGGGCTCCTTTTAA
- a CDS encoding ATP-binding protein, whose amino-acid sequence MNAIPRKSFFKAVKGKIIIALLLACFALFMAWGVSKVAFKEMLTTVENISAPSERLRIVNAISRKISSLDQLQKKQAFNDPGNYGKLFKESRQLRLVLDTLGRLYRDDSLQLARILTIKKLLTERDKQFINYLKVRERLVNNKAFSAQVKNLNLLVSKGSEPTDSTIVATEEKTSTTTIYPTEERPRSFLSKIFGRRKNNDNSFKIVNEEKVKRDTIALSAEERMARNLGESLKVIEKEQRIKNTSFLNREAMLANANNQLISQMLDVLRKVESEVVAQIELNGMQAKNVVNTGINTISVIMLVFFLLTVLLLYFILTDITRSNQYRNELEQAKDEAEYHSMAKQRFLSNMSHEIRTPLQSIIGYSELIRKQDRPQKKDVDAIYHSSEHLLQIVNEVLDYNRIISGRFTFSEKVFHMEQLLEEVISVIRPQAESKSLELCTDFVLDGQKYMKGDPFRLKQILYNLLGNAIKFTPAGKVTLSVFYKRQGERLHFSFMVKDTGVGLTEAESRLIFNEFEQVDGDENEEVNKTGAGLGLTIIKALIENQGGRIYVKSKKNEGSVFTVYLTFTIAEAPEYETADVLKPVYKDKVWIVDDDQLILDLCELILQQHEITARFFNSPSQLLNAEWDMNVKYILMDMRMPEMTGIKLCKLMRERVGNGVKIFAMTAQVLPDEREFLLGNGFDGMLMKPFKENEFLAVFQQKDESLQASGIELDLRGLKKMTFDDEVQLNRILLRFSEDCLADSEAVREALTNDDKATLSLIIHRLAGRIAQIGSKKLAAEFRLMEIALSGDEAVDLHQKNKVLGLLQQLNQLLSLVKQQASAYSIS is encoded by the coding sequence ATGAATGCTATACCCCGTAAAAGTTTTTTCAAGGCCGTTAAAGGAAAGATCATCATTGCCCTGTTGCTTGCATGCTTTGCTTTGTTTATGGCCTGGGGGGTAAGCAAAGTAGCCTTTAAAGAGATGTTAACAACCGTTGAGAACATCTCTGCACCCAGCGAAAGGCTCAGGATTGTAAATGCCATATCCAGGAAAATCAGCAGCCTGGATCAGCTTCAAAAAAAACAGGCTTTTAATGATCCCGGTAATTATGGCAAACTTTTTAAGGAATCAAGACAATTAAGACTGGTGTTGGATACACTGGGTAGGCTTTACCGGGATGACTCTTTACAACTTGCGCGCATTTTAACCATTAAAAAATTACTTACCGAAAGAGATAAGCAGTTTATAAACTATCTTAAAGTTAGAGAACGCCTGGTAAATAATAAAGCTTTCTCGGCCCAGGTTAAGAACCTGAATTTACTTGTTTCTAAAGGCTCGGAACCAACCGACAGCACGATCGTCGCCACTGAAGAGAAAACTTCTACAACGACCATCTATCCGACAGAAGAACGGCCAAGAAGTTTTCTCAGCAAAATTTTTGGACGCAGAAAGAACAATGACAATTCTTTTAAGATTGTCAATGAAGAGAAGGTAAAACGGGATACCATAGCTTTGTCTGCAGAGGAACGCATGGCCAGAAACCTGGGTGAGTCTTTGAAGGTGATTGAAAAGGAACAACGCATTAAGAATACCAGTTTTTTAAACCGGGAGGCTATGCTTGCCAATGCAAATAACCAGCTGATCAGTCAGATGCTGGATGTATTACGCAAAGTGGAAAGCGAGGTGGTCGCTCAGATAGAGTTGAATGGTATGCAGGCAAAAAACGTGGTAAACACAGGGATAAATACCATTAGTGTCATTATGCTTGTGTTTTTTTTGCTTACCGTATTGCTGCTGTATTTCATTCTAACCGATATTACAAGAAGCAATCAGTATCGGAACGAACTGGAACAGGCAAAAGACGAAGCGGAATATCACAGCATGGCCAAGCAGCGCTTCCTTTCTAATATGAGCCATGAAATCAGGACCCCGTTGCAATCTATTATCGGCTATTCAGAATTGATTAGAAAGCAGGATCGCCCGCAAAAAAAGGATGTCGATGCAATTTACCATTCCTCAGAACACTTGCTGCAGATTGTGAATGAAGTACTGGATTACAACAGGATCATCTCCGGCAGGTTTACCTTTTCAGAAAAGGTTTTTCACATGGAGCAGCTGCTGGAGGAGGTTATTTCGGTAATCCGGCCCCAGGCAGAATCGAAGTCGTTGGAATTGTGTACTGATTTTGTGCTTGACGGGCAAAAATATATGAAAGGGGATCCTTTCCGGTTGAAACAGATCCTTTACAACCTGCTTGGCAATGCCATCAAATTTACTCCGGCGGGAAAGGTTACCCTGTCCGTTTTTTATAAGCGTCAGGGAGAACGTTTGCATTTCAGCTTCATGGTTAAAGATACCGGGGTAGGGCTTACAGAAGCAGAGAGTAGGCTCATTTTCAATGAGTTTGAGCAGGTTGATGGTGATGAAAATGAAGAGGTGAACAAGACAGGCGCAGGCTTAGGGCTTACGATCATTAAGGCACTCATTGAGAACCAGGGGGGAAGAATTTATGTTAAAAGCAAAAAGAATGAAGGAAGTGTATTTACTGTTTACCTGACATTTACCATTGCCGAAGCGCCGGAATATGAAACGGCAGATGTTTTAAAACCGGTATACAAGGATAAGGTATGGATTGTTGATGATGACCAGCTGATCCTGGATCTTTGTGAGTTGATTCTTCAACAACACGAAATTACTGCCCGTTTTTTTAATTCACCTTCCCAGCTGTTGAATGCCGAATGGGACATGAACGTGAAATACATACTTATGGATATGCGCATGCCTGAAATGACAGGTATAAAGCTCTGTAAGTTAATGAGGGAACGAGTAGGCAATGGCGTAAAGATCTTTGCGATGACGGCACAGGTTCTGCCAGATGAGAGGGAGTTTCTTCTCGGTAACGGGTTCGATGGTATGTTGATGAAGCCTTTTAAGGAAAATGAGTTTTTAGCTGTGTTTCAGCAGAAAGACGAATCGCTACAAGCGTCAGGAATAGAGCTTGACCTCCGCGGATTAAAGAAAATGACCTTTGACGATGAAGTCCAGCTAAACAGGATATTGCTGCGGTTTTCTGAAGACTGTCTGGCAGACAGTGAAGCGGTAAGGGAGGCCTTAACAAATGATGATAAAGCTACCTTAAGCCTGATCATCCATCGCCTTGCTGGTAGGATTGCCCAGATCGGGTCAAAGAAACTGGCAGCTGAATTCCGGCTGATGGAAATCGCACTTTCAGGAGATGAGGCCGTAGATCTGCACCAGAAAAACAAGGTGCTTGGGTTATTACAGCAACTGAATCAGCTATTGAGCTTGGTAAAGCAGCAAGCATCAGCTTATTCTATATCGTAG